From Lewinellaceae bacterium:
TGCACACCGTGTCCGTTTTGGTGACGGTGACGGCATACCGGCCGGCCTGAGCAACAGACAACTGAGCGCTGGTTTGCCCCGTATTCCATTCGTAGGTTGAATTGGAGCTGGAAGCATCCAGCCGGAGGCTTTGCCCTTCACAAATGCTGGTGTCGGGCCCCAGGTCGAAAAAGACCGGATTGCCGGCTACTTCGACGGTGACCTCATCGTAGAAAGGAATGCCGCAGATATCCCTGGCCTCCACCGTGTAAGTGGTGGTTTGGGCAGGCGAAGCGATGGGGTTGGCCACATTGGGGTTGCTCAGGCCTTCAGCGGGCGACCAGGAGTAGGAACGCCCGCCGGTAGCCTGCAGTTGCACCTGCCCGCCCGGGCACATGACCACATCGGGAATCTGGTCGAGAAAGCTGGTGTAGTTGAAACACACCTGGTGGAGGTTGTTGGCGGCTCCGGTGGCGGAGGTGAAGCCCCAGAACACCTCGGGGTCGCCGCCGAAGATGTCGTTGACCAGGTCTACCTCCAGGGCCAGGCGGATTTCGCAGTCGAAATATACAGTCAGCAGGTTGCCCGGCGCATTCCAACTGACCCGCAAGCTGTGGAAGCTGCAGTCCTCGATATTGGGGTTGCTGGCGCTGGCCTGAATAGGCCCCTCCAGGGTGCTGGCGGAGGCGTGGTCCAGGTTTCCGTTTTTGATGACGGCGATGTGATCATACTCCGGGTCGGTCAGGTTGATATTCTGCCAGGTGTCGAACTCGATGCCCAGGGAAGGCACAATGCCCTGAAAGCCAATGCCCTCGCCGGCGCCGCCGATGGAGGTGCTCACCGGTTGAAAACCGAAGACGATGCCGTCGGCCCCATCCTGGTCTTTGCAGCCCAGGTAAATGTCCATGACCACTTCGAAGGATTCGTCCAGGCTTACCTTATCGGGGTTCCAGATGGAGCCGGCGGCCCAGTTCACCGGGTTGGTCAGGCGGTAGCAGGAGTTGTCGGTTTGAACGGCGTCGCCGTTGAGGATGAACTGAGCCTGCAGGGTAGTAGCGCTGCACAGGAAAAGGATAAGGGGAAAACGGGGCATGGGGAAGTATTTGATTTATGACGTTTGACGTTTGACGTTCGACGTTCGACGTTCGATTTACTGCTGCGGCTGCAACTTTTCACTCTATAAATAACGTATTTCAGGCGACAAGGCCCTTATATTTGCCCCGCCTTAACAGAATCATAATTCGACAGCCACTAAAAGACGACAAAAGCCATGCCTAAAAGCATAGAAACGGTCATTTTTGACCTGGGCGGGGTGCTCATCGACTGGAACCCCGAGTACGTTTTTCGCGAAGTCTTTGACGATGAAGACCAAATGCGCTATTTTTTCGAAGAGGTCTGCACCTCTGAGTGGAACGTCCGCCAGGATGCCGGCCGGCCGCTGGCCGAGGCCACCGAGGAAAAAGTGAGGGAGTTTCCGGAATACGAAGCTGCCATCCGCGCCTATTACGGCCGCTGGGAGCAAATGCTGGGCGGCCCCATAGAGGCCAGCGTCCGCTTACTGGAGCAAATCCACGCCCGCGGCGCCCACCGCCTCTACGCCCTGACCAACTGGAGCCACGAAACTTTCCCTGTGGCGCAGGAGCGCTATGCGTTTCTGCAGTTGTTCGAAGGCATCGTCGTTTCCGGCCAGGAAGGGCTCATCAAACCGGACCCCCGCATTTACCGGACGCTTCTTGAGCGCTACCGGGTAGCGGCGGAAACCGCCATTTTTATTGATGATCTTGCAAAAAATGTTGAAGCAGCCAGGGAAGCAGGAATCCGGGGCATCCACTTTCGGGGGGCGGAACGGTTGGAGGAGGAGTTGAAAGGGCTGGGGGTGTTGGGGGGGTGAAAGGTGTGCCAATGTATCAATCTGCCTGTGTATCAGTGTGTCAGGCACGAGGAAAGAATAAAGTGTTCAATTATGGCGCAGTAATTTTTGTGCCAGGCAAGGCGCGAAGAATGAGGATAGCCAAAGCTACCTGAGTGATGAGCAACGCAGCATGGCGCAAAAAGTACAAGCCAGAATGGACAGTTTATTCTTTCGTCGTGCCTCAGTGAGGCTACTCCGGACAAGACACTTTATTTGGACTCCACCCCCTGACCCCTGCCAGCGGGGGAAAACACACCCCTGAATCGGAGTAAATGTCCCCCGCTGGCGGGGTTAGGGGGTGGCCAAAATATTCTTCGCCATCAATAGTTTCCGGAACACCCTCATCCATGTATCCATGTATCCGTGTATCCATGTATCCATGTATCCATGTATCCGTATGCCAGTGTAAGCCCGGCCTGATCCTCATCAGGTTTGCAGATCCCCCTCACCTCTCTGAAAACCAACCCCTTGCCGCAACCTTTCCACTGTCCTCCCGTAAAACTTCCTGAAATGACATCGGTGGAGGTGTCGGGTTGCCGTTGGCCAAAAAATCACTGGTTGATGCATGGCCATAAATTGTAGTATAAATACTATCTTTAAGGCGGCAAACACTTATGAGAACAGAGAAGCAACAGCAGCTATTGACGACGGCCTATGCTTCCTGCACAAAACATACTACAAGTGAGAAAACTATCTGCGGGAAAGCGTGCCTCCACCCCCTACAGGCTTTATATTATAAAATCTAAAGGGATGAGAGATCTAATCCTATGGATGGCACTGCTTTTATTGACTCTTTCTTCCGGCGCTCAGTCTCCTCAACCGATCGACGAAGCCCTCTTTCAAGGTATGCAATGGCGCAACATCGGCCCCTTCCGGGGCGGGCGGTGTGCGGCGGTTGCCGGGTTGCCGGATAACCCTTTGGTCTATTACATGGGCACAACGGGCGGCGGCTTATGGAAAACCCGGGATGCCGGCCTTAGCTGGTTCAATATTTCGGATGGCCATTTCAGCACAAGCTCAGTTGGGGCTATCGCTATTGCCCCTTCCGACCCCAATATCATTTATGCCGGGATGGGAGAACATCCGGTGCGGGGAGTAATGACCCACCATGGCAATGGGGTGTACCGATCGCTCAATGCCGGCAAAGACTGGGAGTATTTAGGGCTACCCAATTCCCGCCACATTGCCGCTATACAGGTGCATCCACACGACCCCGACCGGGTTTACGTAGCCGTGCAGGGCGCCCTCTACGAGCCAAGCATGGAAAGGGGTATTTTATACAGCACAGATGGGGGCAAATCCTGGCAACAATTGCTCTTTATCAATGAAACCACCGGCGCCTGCGACCTCAGCATGGACCCTGCCAACCCGCGTATTCTGTACGCCGGCTTATGGGACCATCAGCGCACGCCCTGGCAGATCCGCAGCGGAGGGCCCGGCTCCGGCCTGTACCGCTCCACCGACGGCGGCCTCAACTGGGAGAAACTCACCAACGGCCTGCCGGCAGCCATGGGCAAGGTAGGGGTCTGTGTTTCCCCGGCTAATCCGGAGCGCATTTACGCCAATATCGAAGCCGAAAAAGGAGGGGTTTTCCGTTCCGACGATAGCGGGCAAACCTGGGTGCAGGTCAATAACCACCGCAGTACGGTGGCTCGCGCCTGGTATTATATGGAGATTGTCGCCGACCCTGTGGATGAAGAAACTGTTTATGTGCTGAACGCCCCTCTGTTGCGTTCCACCGACGGCGGCAGGTCGTTCGCCAGCATCTCCAACCCGCACTCCGACCAGCACGCCCTCTGGATCAACCCCCAAAACCCGGACATCATGATCCTGGGCAATGATGGCGGCGCCACCATCACCTTCAACGGGGGCGAATCCTGGTCGACACAATATAATCAGCCCACCGGCCAGTTCTACCGCGTGATTGCCGACAACCGCTTTCCCTACTACATCTACAGCGGCCAGCAGGATAATTCCACCATTGCCATCCCAAGCCGCACCTACAAAGCCGGCATTACGGTTCAGGACTGGTACTCCGTCGCAGGGGGCGAAAGCGCCTTTATCGCGTTGGATCCGAATAACCCGGAGCTGGTCTACGGCGGAAGCTACCAGGGAGAGATCACGGTTTATGACCACCGCACCGGCCAGAAAAAAGACATTATGGCTCATCCGGGGCTAAGCCTCAGCGAAATGCCCCGCGAAATGAAATACCGCTTCAACTGGAATGCGCCGCTGGTGGCGCAGCCACAGAATCCAGGCATTCTGTACCACGGCGCCAACGTGGTGCTCCGCACGGATGACGGCGGCATGAACTGGAAGGCCATCAGCCCCGACCTCACCCGCAACGAGCCGGAAAAGCAGGGCAAAGGCGGCGTCCCTTACACCAACGAAGGCGCCGGCGGGGAAAACTACAATACGATTAGTTACATCGCCTGTTCTCCCCATGAGGCGGGAACCCTGTGGGTGGGCACCGATGACGGCCTGATTTACATCACCCGCAATGAAGGGCAAGACTGGCAAAACATCACGCCGCCTCAACTGGAGGAAGCCCTGGTCAATTGCATCGAGGCCTCCCCGCACAATCCGGCGGCGGCCTACGTGGTGGCCACGCGGTACAAATTTGGAGACCTGCGCCCGATGGCCTATTACACCCAGGACTATGGCAAAAACTGGGTGCGGGCCGCCCAGGGAATCGAGCGGGAAGACTTTCTGAGGGTCATCCGGGAGGACCCCGTCCGTCCCGGGTTGCTTTATGGCGGCACGGAAGCGGGTTTCTACATTTCTTTAAACTACGGCCGGCAATGGCAGCGCTTTCAACTCAACCTCCCCTCCTGCCCTATCAATGATCTTGCCGTCAAGGACAACAACCTCGTAGCCGCTACTTCCGGGCGCGCCTTTTGGATACTGGACGGGCTGGAGCCCCTGAGGCAGATTGGGAACCCGGGCAACAACAGCGTACAGCTTTTCAAACCCTCCCCGACAATTCGGTTTTCTACCGACACGCCCGATAAGCCTATCGCCGGGCTGGGGCAAAACCCGCCCGACGGCGTGCTGATCTACTATTTTCTTCCTGAAGGGCCGGATAGCAGCAGTTTT
This genomic window contains:
- a CDS encoding HAD family phosphatase, which produces MPKSIETVIFDLGGVLIDWNPEYVFREVFDDEDQMRYFFEEVCTSEWNVRQDAGRPLAEATEEKVREFPEYEAAIRAYYGRWEQMLGGPIEASVRLLEQIHARGAHRLYALTNWSHETFPVAQERYAFLQLFEGIVVSGQEGLIKPDPRIYRTLLERYRVAAETAIFIDDLAKNVEAAREAGIRGIHFRGAERLEEELKGLGVLGG
- a CDS encoding gliding motility-associated C-terminal domain-containing protein; this translates as MPRFPLILFLCSATTLQAQFILNGDAVQTDNSCYRLTNPVNWAAGSIWNPDKVSLDESFEVVMDIYLGCKDQDGADGIVFGFQPVSTSIGGAGEGIGFQGIVPSLGIEFDTWQNINLTDPEYDHIAVIKNGNLDHASASTLEGPIQASASNPNIEDCSFHSLRVSWNAPGNLLTVYFDCEIRLALEVDLVNDIFGGDPEVFWGFTSATGAANNLHQVCFNYTSFLDQIPDVVMCPGGQVQLQATGGRSYSWSPAEGLSNPNVANPIASPAQTTTYTVEARDICGIPFYDEVTVEVAGNPVFFDLGPDTSICEGQSLRLDASSSNSTYEWNTGQTSAQLSVAQAGRYAVTVTKTDTVCIAEDFVQVGLIPLPRVELGEDTTLCEGQNLLLRSTFPEGELLWQDGSTADTFRVRRSGRYELTASNQCATVSDVINVGIESCSEVYIPNAFSPNDDGRNDRFYLYDGGDVEVVKTFSIFDRWGNQIFLRANIGPNDYQNGWDGTFKGQPMNPGVYVYLAEIVFRDGQEEVRSGEVVLLR
- a CDS encoding glycosyl hydrolase, with the translated sequence MRDLILWMALLLLTLSSGAQSPQPIDEALFQGMQWRNIGPFRGGRCAAVAGLPDNPLVYYMGTTGGGLWKTRDAGLSWFNISDGHFSTSSVGAIAIAPSDPNIIYAGMGEHPVRGVMTHHGNGVYRSLNAGKDWEYLGLPNSRHIAAIQVHPHDPDRVYVAVQGALYEPSMERGILYSTDGGKSWQQLLFINETTGACDLSMDPANPRILYAGLWDHQRTPWQIRSGGPGSGLYRSTDGGLNWEKLTNGLPAAMGKVGVCVSPANPERIYANIEAEKGGVFRSDDSGQTWVQVNNHRSTVARAWYYMEIVADPVDEETVYVLNAPLLRSTDGGRSFASISNPHSDQHALWINPQNPDIMILGNDGGATITFNGGESWSTQYNQPTGQFYRVIADNRFPYYIYSGQQDNSTIAIPSRTYKAGITVQDWYSVAGGESAFIALDPNNPELVYGGSYQGEITVYDHRTGQKKDIMAHPGLSLSEMPREMKYRFNWNAPLVAQPQNPGILYHGANVVLRTDDGGMNWKAISPDLTRNEPEKQGKGGVPYTNEGAGGENYNTISYIACSPHEAGTLWVGTDDGLIYITRNEGQDWQNITPPQLEEALVNCIEASPHNPAAAYVVATRYKFGDLRPMAYYTQDYGKNWVRAAQGIEREDFLRVIREDPVRPGLLYGGTEAGFYISLNYGRQWQRFQLNLPSCPINDLAVKDNNLVAATSGRAFWILDGLEPLRQIGNPGNNSVQLFKPSPTIRFSTDTPDKPIAGLGQNPPDGVLIYYFLPEGPDSSSFQLNILDDYGNLVRSYSNQQDNEFKKYDGGPKAEALLPDNRGLNRFYWDMRREPLPGVPGIFILGSYEAGLVAPGEYTLQLQMPGQVLEQNFSILPDPRLDACRLDYLGQQEVLVAIEQAVRDIHRSVRQMQEVKNQVENLHSSLKKIECTQELLDASQNIVNNIKDWEEKLVQPKQQTYQDVINFPNRLSAELLNLKQRVDAHDPVVTSGARRRLEELLGEWSQFRNQMRKIINEDIASFNRLYREYQVPAVILPLGAE